In one window of Duganella dendranthematis DNA:
- a CDS encoding substrate-binding periplasmic protein yields the protein MRHLIAAWLAMWGMTAWAAPLELVIATNEYPPYISADPRQSFISELFERIGKDIGVKFTFRFMPWKRCLVLLDARDVWAAVPFVATPERLERYLLSDTLYARRAKFFYYDQPGRSWLAGYKDLAELRQFKIGGVAGYWYEDLFKAGGIALDLANNDPTNFRKLQVGRFDLAIADENVGNYIIRTEFAQQAAGFHSLDTPYYRSENVMLVNRSPANAELLVKFNRALDNLRKSGAYDDIVSRRKLVLLPVGS from the coding sequence ATGCGGCACTTGATCGCAGCATGGCTGGCTATGTGGGGCATGACGGCGTGGGCGGCCCCGCTGGAGCTGGTGATCGCCACCAACGAATATCCTCCGTATATCAGCGCCGATCCCCGGCAAAGCTTCATTAGCGAATTGTTCGAGCGGATCGGCAAGGATATCGGTGTGAAGTTCACCTTCCGCTTCATGCCGTGGAAGCGCTGCCTGGTGCTGCTGGACGCGCGCGACGTGTGGGCGGCGGTGCCGTTTGTCGCCACGCCCGAGCGGCTGGAGCGCTATCTGCTGTCCGACACGCTGTATGCGCGCAGGGCCAAGTTCTTCTATTACGACCAGCCTGGCCGCAGCTGGCTGGCCGGTTACAAGGATCTGGCCGAGCTGCGGCAATTCAAGATCGGCGGCGTGGCGGGCTATTGGTACGAAGATTTGTTCAAGGCTGGCGGCATTGCGCTGGACCTGGCCAATAATGACCCGACCAACTTCCGCAAGTTGCAGGTGGGCCGCTTCGATCTGGCCATCGCCGACGAAAATGTCGGCAACTATATTATCCGCACCGAATTCGCGCAGCAGGCGGCAGGCTTTCACAGCCTGGACACGCCGTATTACCGCTCCGAGAATGTCATGCTGGTGAACCGCAGCCCGGCCAACGCCGAGTTGCTGGTCAAGTTCAACCGCGCGCTGGACAACCTGCGCAAGAGCGGCGCTTATGACGATATCGTCAGTCGCCGCAAGCTGGTTCTGCTACCAGTCGGCTCTTGA
- a CDS encoding DUF421 domain-containing protein translates to MFDMSLPWWEFVLRGVIVYCVLLVLVRMSGKRTVGQFTPFDLLVVMLLSEAVSNSLSGGDDSIGGGLLIACTLIALNISLAYISSRSRKLASIIDGESVLLGRDGRVYHDVLKKCRIAESDVEQALREADVELADARCIFLEADGSITVLEKKRRA, encoded by the coding sequence ATGTTCGATATGAGCTTGCCGTGGTGGGAATTTGTCCTGCGCGGCGTCATCGTGTATTGCGTGTTGCTGGTGCTGGTACGGATGTCCGGCAAGCGCACGGTAGGGCAGTTCACGCCGTTTGACCTGCTGGTGGTGATGCTGCTTAGCGAAGCAGTGTCCAACTCGCTGTCCGGCGGCGACGACTCGATCGGCGGGGGGCTGCTGATCGCCTGCACGCTGATTGCGCTGAATATCTCGCTGGCCTACATCTCCTCCCGCAGCCGCAAGCTGGCCAGCATCATCGACGGCGAAAGCGTGCTGCTTGGCCGCGATGGCCGCGTTTACCATGACGTGCTGAAAAAATGCCGGATCGCCGAAAGCGACGTCGAACAGGCATTGCGCGAAGCGGACGTCGAACTGGCCGACGCCCGCTGCATTTTCCTCGAAGCGGACGGCAGCATCACGGTGCTGGAGAAAAAACGCCGCGCATGA
- a CDS encoding phasin family protein, whose amino-acid sequence MYPFSQTVTPAAKTHLEAQLSFFNDLSKTLFRSVQQYSDLNIQLAQTLLEESTQVGQQIIIAHRPTEAISAAASHAQPTAEKLRAYQQHLSRIAADTQVDLSQVAEDHIQETSRTAKALADEVARVTSEETEKTLRNHQDAVEKFTDPFRIDGQRQARGNDVRGQSAQNGHSGAEARDSGNVQGQATQAQTAAQAAAQSSKQTGARKET is encoded by the coding sequence ATGTACCCATTTTCCCAAACTGTCACCCCAGCCGCAAAAACCCATCTGGAAGCGCAACTGTCGTTCTTCAATGATCTGTCGAAAACCTTGTTCCGTTCTGTTCAGCAATACAGCGACCTGAACATTCAACTGGCGCAAACCCTGTTGGAAGAATCGACGCAAGTCGGCCAGCAGATCATTATCGCCCATCGTCCGACCGAGGCAATTTCAGCGGCGGCTTCGCATGCGCAGCCTACTGCTGAGAAACTGCGCGCTTACCAGCAACACCTGTCGCGCATCGCCGCCGACACGCAAGTGGACCTGTCCCAAGTGGCCGAAGATCACATTCAGGAAACCAGCCGCACCGCCAAGGCCCTGGCCGATGAAGTGGCGCGTGTGACGTCCGAAGAAACGGAAAAAACCCTGCGTAACCATCAGGATGCGGTGGAGAAATTCACCGATCCATTCCGCATCGACGGCCAACGCCAGGCGCGCGGTAACGATGTGCGCGGCCAGTCCGCACAAAATGGTCACAGCGGCGCCGAAGCCCGCGACAGCGGCAATGTGCAAGGTCAAGCTACCCAAGCCCAAACCGCCGCCCAAGCTGCCGCCCAGAGCAGCAAACAGACTGGCGCTCGTAAAGAAACCTGA
- a CDS encoding class I adenylate-forming enzyme family protein, with amino-acid sequence MNTLKIAPLLADLPSRISAIPRRWAAQTPHAHALHDGQRHWTYAELAAAIDHAAAQLRTWQLRPGDRLAVVGENCVAQVALSFAAADVDAWIVHINGRLTAREVDGVLEHSGARRAIYLATSASPETAAHGARNGAVAAETLEASLGQWLVGPLNVDCVPEPVHAASEQQVAALLYTTGTTGQPKGVMLTHRNLLFIAAVSSTLRGLTPADRAYGVLPITHVYGLTSVMLGTLYAGACLYLCPRFTPDGLLTALRDDRLTIVQGVPAMYARLLEKLGGAQQHLDTQLRFAYAGGSPLPPSLKAQVEQLLGLPLHNGYGLTETSPTVSQTRLDRPRSDTSVGHAIPGIEVRVVAGEDGVGELWVRGPSVMRGYYREPALTAAVLDADGWLNTGDMVRQDDDGALHLVGRTKELIIRSGFNVYPLEVETVLNAHPSVTQSAVVGRPAADGDEQVMAFVELDPRQPVTMEALHLYLRDQLAPYKRPSQIIAMDALPAAASGKILKSRLVAEPACGD; translated from the coding sequence ATGAATACCCTGAAGATCGCACCACTCCTCGCCGACCTGCCTTCCCGTATCTCCGCTATTCCGCGCCGCTGGGCCGCACAGACGCCGCACGCCCACGCGCTGCACGACGGCCAGCGCCATTGGACCTATGCCGAACTGGCTGCCGCCATCGACCACGCCGCCGCGCAGCTGCGCACATGGCAGCTGCGGCCGGGCGACCGTCTGGCCGTGGTCGGTGAAAACTGCGTGGCGCAAGTGGCGCTGAGTTTTGCCGCCGCCGATGTCGATGCATGGATAGTACACATTAACGGCCGCCTGACGGCGCGCGAAGTGGACGGCGTGCTGGAACATAGCGGCGCGCGACGGGCGATTTATCTGGCCACGTCGGCCTCGCCGGAAACCGCGGCGCATGGTGCGCGTAACGGGGCAGTGGCAGCGGAAACGTTAGAGGCGTCACTGGGCCAGTGGCTGGTCGGCCCGCTGAACGTGGACTGCGTGCCCGAGCCGGTGCATGCGGCATCGGAGCAGCAAGTGGCGGCGCTGCTGTACACCACCGGCACCACCGGCCAGCCGAAAGGGGTGATGCTCACGCACCGCAACCTGCTGTTCATCGCCGCCGTGTCGAGCACGCTGCGCGGCCTGACGCCGGCCGACCGTGCCTATGGCGTGCTGCCGATCACCCACGTCTACGGCCTGACCTCGGTCATGCTGGGCACCTTGTACGCCGGCGCATGCCTGTATCTGTGCCCGCGCTTTACGCCGGACGGCCTGCTGACCGCATTGCGCGACGATCGCCTGACCATCGTGCAGGGTGTGCCGGCCATGTATGCGCGCCTGCTGGAGAAATTGGGCGGCGCGCAACAGCACCTGGACACGCAACTGCGCTTCGCCTACGCCGGCGGCTCGCCGTTGCCGCCGTCGCTGAAGGCGCAGGTCGAGCAGCTACTCGGCCTGCCGCTGCACAACGGCTACGGCCTGACCGAGACCTCGCCCACGGTCAGCCAGACCCGCCTGGACCGGCCGCGCAGCGATACCTCGGTCGGCCACGCCATTCCCGGCATCGAGGTGCGGGTAGTCGCTGGCGAGGACGGCGTCGGCGAACTGTGGGTACGCGGCCCCAGCGTCATGCGCGGCTACTACCGCGAGCCGGCGCTGACGGCGGCCGTACTGGATGCGGACGGCTGGCTCAATACCGGCGACATGGTGCGCCAGGACGACGACGGCGCGCTGCACCTCGTCGGCCGCACCAAGGAGCTGATCATCCGTTCCGGCTTCAACGTCTATCCGCTGGAAGTGGAGACGGTGCTGAATGCCCATCCGTCCGTGACGCAATCGGCGGTGGTGGGCCGGCCGGCGGCCGATGGCGACGAGCAGGTGATGGCGTTCGTGGAGCTCGACCCGCGCCAGCCGGTGACGATGGAAGCTCTGCACCTGTACCTGCGCGACCAGCTGGCGCCGTACAAGCGGCCGTCGCAGATCATCGCCATGGACGCACTGCCGGCGGCGGCCTCCGGCAAGATCCTCAAGAGCCGACTGGTAGCAGAACCAGCTTGCGGCGACTGA
- the trxC gene encoding thioredoxin TrxC: MTNSPNAQPESLHIVCPHCDAVNRVPTAKLASEPVCGKCQKLLFTGQPTDLSSARFLKHIERSDIPVLVDFWAPWCGPCRTMAPFYAQATQRLEPHFRVIKVDTEQAQDLAARYAIRSIPTLALFKGGREVARQPGAMDAQNIVAWATQNNR; this comes from the coding sequence ATGACCAATTCCCCCAACGCGCAGCCTGAGTCGCTGCATATCGTCTGCCCGCATTGCGATGCGGTCAACCGCGTGCCCACCGCCAAGCTGGCATCCGAGCCCGTCTGCGGAAAATGCCAGAAGTTGTTGTTCACCGGTCAGCCGACCGACCTGAGCAGCGCGCGCTTCCTCAAACATATCGAACGCAGCGACATTCCGGTGCTGGTCGACTTTTGGGCGCCGTGGTGCGGCCCGTGCCGCACGATGGCGCCGTTTTACGCCCAGGCCACACAGCGGCTGGAGCCGCATTTCCGCGTCATCAAGGTCGACACCGAACAGGCGCAGGATCTGGCCGCGCGCTATGCCATCCGCAGCATTCCAACGTTGGCCTTGTTCAAGGGCGGCCGCGAAGTGGCGCGCCAGCCAGGCGCGATGGATGCGCAAAACATCGTTGCCTGGGCAACCCAGAACAACCGCTGA
- a CDS encoding LysR family transcriptional regulator: protein MISLKQFKYFIEIVEAGSYSRAAEKLYIAQSALSRQIKELEDELQTPLLMRDARQFELTPAGQLFFERGKRILEDIDDTLVQARHVGQGAQGVIRLQHSSSVILTPRISNALARTLDAHPGVTLEVSMLPSENQTLEIEEGRADLGLLRLPTLRRHPHIQVREIGSERLMVAVAQHSPLAALDNVELAALSDEAFISIPHKDRGGLSYLVANLCLEQGFFPKPARALSRKSSQLNLIEAGLGIAIVPECMRLTAPAGVRFVTLSQGRLLTSVGLATRRKADPLVTAFADALVGMLANPVA, encoded by the coding sequence GTGATTTCGCTCAAACAGTTTAAATATTTTATAGAGATCGTCGAAGCGGGCAGCTACTCGCGCGCGGCGGAAAAGCTGTACATCGCCCAGTCGGCGCTGAGCCGGCAAATCAAGGAACTGGAAGACGAGCTGCAAACGCCGCTGCTGATGCGCGACGCCCGCCAGTTCGAACTGACGCCGGCCGGGCAGCTGTTCTTCGAACGCGGCAAGCGCATCCTGGAAGACATCGACGACACGCTGGTGCAGGCGCGGCATGTGGGACAAGGCGCGCAAGGCGTGATCCGGCTGCAGCATTCCAGCTCGGTGATCCTGACGCCGCGCATCAGCAACGCGCTGGCGCGCACGCTGGACGCGCATCCAGGCGTGACGCTGGAAGTGTCGATGCTGCCGTCGGAAAACCAGACGCTGGAAATTGAAGAGGGCCGCGCCGACCTCGGCCTGCTGCGGCTGCCCACCTTGCGCCGCCATCCGCACATCCAGGTGCGCGAGATCGGCAGCGAGCGGCTGATGGTGGCGGTGGCGCAGCACTCGCCGCTGGCGGCGCTGGACAACGTGGAACTGGCCGCGCTCAGCGATGAAGCGTTTATCTCCATCCCACACAAGGATCGCGGCGGCTTGAGCTATCTGGTGGCCAATCTCTGCCTGGAGCAAGGCTTCTTCCCCAAGCCGGCGCGGGCGCTGTCGCGCAAGTCGTCGCAGCTGAATCTGATCGAGGCGGGATTGGGCATCGCCATCGTGCCCGAATGCATGCGGCTGACGGCGCCGGCCGGCGTGCGCTTCGTGACGCTGTCGCAAGGCCGGCTGCTCACCAGCGTCGGCCTGGCCACGCGCCGCAAAGCCGATCCGCTGGTGACGGCGTTTGCCGATGCGCTGGTCGGAATGCTGGCAAATCCTGTCGCCTAG
- a CDS encoding Lnb N-terminal periplasmic domain-containing protein, whose translation MTKHILTIVAMLIASLVMAALAAWGACALWFQLPAGDLPRKLALVVWTVISVAALVCLWRRSWPAPSAWLVLLIGLMAWWSTIQPSHDRLWADDVARMVTGRVDGSIVTLDQVRNFDWRSDTDYTVRWEPRQYDLNQLRSVDVALSYWMGPAIAHTLVSFGFADGRYLTFSIEIRKERGESFDALAGFFKRYETVLIAADERDILRVRTNVRDEDMWLYRLKMPPETMRSLFLAYLDEGEQLKRTPRFYNTLIGNCTTIIYEMARRIQPGLPLDWRLLASGYLDRYLYDLGALQGQGDFDTLRQNAHITARARAAGQADDFSERIRH comes from the coding sequence ATGACTAAACATATCCTGACGATTGTCGCCATGCTGATAGCCTCTCTTGTGATGGCCGCGCTGGCGGCTTGGGGCGCGTGCGCGCTGTGGTTCCAGCTGCCAGCCGGCGATTTGCCGCGCAAGCTAGCGTTGGTGGTGTGGACGGTGATCAGCGTCGCCGCGCTGGTGTGCCTGTGGCGACGCAGCTGGCCGGCACCGTCCGCGTGGCTGGTGCTGCTGATCGGGCTAATGGCGTGGTGGAGCACCATCCAGCCGTCGCACGACCGCCTGTGGGCTGATGACGTCGCGCGCATGGTGACGGGCAGGGTGGACGGCAGCATCGTCACGCTGGACCAGGTGCGCAATTTCGACTGGCGCAGCGACACCGATTACACAGTGCGCTGGGAGCCGCGCCAGTACGATCTGAACCAGCTGCGTTCGGTCGATGTGGCGCTGTCTTACTGGATGGGACCGGCCATTGCCCACACGCTGGTGTCGTTTGGCTTTGCCGACGGACGCTACCTGACGTTTTCGATTGAGATCCGCAAGGAGCGCGGCGAGAGTTTCGATGCGCTGGCCGGCTTCTTCAAGCGCTACGAAACGGTGCTGATCGCTGCCGACGAACGCGACATCCTGCGCGTGCGCACCAACGTCCGCGACGAGGACATGTGGCTGTATCGTTTGAAGATGCCGCCGGAGACGATGCGCTCCCTGTTCCTGGCTTATCTCGATGAGGGCGAACAACTGAAACGGACGCCGCGTTTCTACAACACGCTGATCGGCAACTGCACCACCATCATCTACGAGATGGCGCGCCGCATCCAGCCCGGCCTGCCGCTGGACTGGCGTCTGCTGGCCTCCGGCTACCTCGATCGCTACCTGTACGATCTCGGCGCGTTGCAAGGGCAGGGCGATTTCGACACGCTGCGGCAAAATGCCCACATCACCGCCCGGGCGCGGGCTGCGGGCCAGGCCGACGATTTCTCCGAGCGCATCCGTCACTGA
- a CDS encoding OFA family MFS transporter, with protein MALFDFLEKERTVAGAGFNRWLVPPAALAIHLCIGMAYGFSVFWLPLSKALGIKESIACAADIGLLERILSSSCDWQISMLGWMYTMFFVFLGLSAWLFGGWLEHAGPRKAGVVSALCWCGGLVISALGVYQHQIWLMWLGSGVIGGIGLGLGYISPVSTLIKWFPDRRGMATGMAIMGFGGGAVIGAPLADKLMKYFATATSVGVWQTFLVMAAIYFVFMMAGALAYRVPATGWKPAGWTPPATNGNAMITTRHVHASKVWGIPQFWLVWWVLCLNVTAGIGILGMASPLLQEIFGGQLLNLPLSFNELDTAQKAQIAAIAAGFTGLLSLFNIGGRFFWASCSDYLGRKATYGIFFVLGLALYASIPSLAHGGLLALFVIFFCVILSMYGGGFATVPAYLADLFGTQMVGAIHGRLLTAWSAAGVFGPLLIGFVREYQIAHGVPKAQAYDITMYVLAGLLVVGLICNLLVRPVADKHFMTDAELAAEKKLAHERDAAASNGAAVTSNGVTSPLAVAFGWLAVGIPLAIGIALTVQKASVLFK; from the coding sequence ATGGCTTTGTTTGATTTTCTGGAGAAGGAGCGCACCGTCGCCGGTGCTGGTTTCAATCGTTGGCTGGTGCCGCCTGCGGCGCTGGCGATCCACCTGTGTATCGGCATGGCCTATGGCTTTTCCGTATTCTGGCTGCCTCTATCGAAGGCGCTGGGGATCAAGGAATCGATTGCGTGCGCGGCCGATATCGGCCTGCTGGAGCGCATCCTGTCGTCCAGCTGCGACTGGCAGATTTCCATGCTGGGCTGGATGTACACCATGTTCTTCGTCTTCCTCGGCTTGTCCGCCTGGCTGTTCGGCGGCTGGCTGGAACACGCCGGTCCGCGCAAGGCCGGCGTGGTGTCGGCGCTGTGCTGGTGCGGCGGCCTGGTGATTTCGGCGCTGGGCGTGTACCAGCACCAGATCTGGCTGATGTGGCTGGGCTCCGGCGTGATCGGCGGTATCGGCCTTGGCCTGGGCTACATCTCGCCCGTCTCGACCTTGATCAAATGGTTCCCGGACCGGCGCGGCATGGCGACCGGCATGGCCATCATGGGCTTTGGCGGCGGCGCCGTCATCGGCGCGCCGCTGGCCGACAAGCTGATGAAATACTTCGCCACCGCCACCTCGGTGGGCGTGTGGCAGACCTTCCTGGTGATGGCCGCGATTTACTTCGTCTTCATGATGGCCGGCGCGCTGGCCTACCGCGTGCCGGCAACCGGATGGAAACCGGCTGGCTGGACGCCGCCTGCCACCAACGGCAATGCGATGATCACCACCCGCCACGTCCACGCCAGCAAGGTGTGGGGCATCCCGCAATTCTGGCTGGTGTGGTGGGTCTTGTGCCTGAACGTGACGGCCGGTATCGGCATCCTCGGCATGGCCTCGCCGCTGCTGCAGGAAATCTTCGGCGGCCAGCTGCTGAATTTACCGCTGTCGTTCAATGAGCTGGATACGGCGCAGAAGGCACAGATCGCCGCGATTGCCGCCGGCTTCACCGGCTTGCTGTCGCTGTTTAATATCGGCGGCCGCTTCTTCTGGGCGTCGTGCTCCGATTATCTGGGCCGCAAAGCCACCTATGGCATCTTCTTCGTCCTGGGCCTGGCGCTGTATGCGTCGATTCCATCGCTGGCGCATGGCGGTTTGCTGGCGCTGTTCGTGATCTTCTTCTGCGTGATCCTGTCGATGTACGGCGGCGGCTTCGCCACCGTGCCGGCCTACCTGGCAGACTTGTTCGGCACTCAGATGGTCGGCGCCATCCACGGCCGCCTGCTGACCGCATGGTCGGCGGCCGGCGTGTTTGGGCCGCTGCTGATCGGCTTCGTGCGCGAGTACCAGATCGCCCATGGCGTGCCTAAGGCGCAGGCTTACGACATCACCATGTACGTGCTGGCCGGCTTGCTGGTGGTGGGCCTGATCTGCAATCTGCTGGTGCGTCCGGTGGCCGACAAGCACTTCATGACCGATGCCGAACTGGCGGCAGAGAAGAAGCTGGCGCACGAACGCGACGCGGCGGCATCGAACGGCGCGGCGGTGACGTCGAACGGCGTTACCAGCCCGCTGGCCGTGGCCTTCGGCTGGCTGGCGGTCGGCATTCCTCTGGCGATTGGCATAGCGCTTACGGTGCAAAAAGCATCGGTGCTGTTTAAATAA
- a CDS encoding ABC transporter ATP-binding protein produces MLELRNVVKTFGKNVRAVDDVSVTLPSGVVGLIGHNGAGKTTLMQMIATIAKPTSGQILFDGVDIVKKPEAMRARLGFLPQDFGVYPNLSALEFMQYFAALKGVRDPGRIRRLLELVNLHDHAHRQAAGFSGGMRRRLGIAQALLNDPDVLIVDEPTAGLDPEERLRFRHLLSEIGFRKLVIVSTHIVSDIENMAGQLAVMNQGRLVACDTPDSFVQRARNQVWSVTVAAQDYDALSEQLQVLQAQRHADGITLRIAHPTSPLAGAVPVEPTLEEALMAQRYALSAVRGSVELAA; encoded by the coding sequence ATGCTCGAATTACGCAATGTCGTCAAGACCTTTGGGAAGAATGTACGCGCGGTGGATGATGTCAGCGTGACGTTGCCATCCGGCGTGGTAGGCCTGATCGGCCATAACGGCGCCGGCAAGACCACGCTGATGCAGATGATCGCCACCATCGCCAAACCCACCAGCGGACAAATCCTGTTCGACGGTGTCGACATCGTGAAAAAGCCGGAGGCCATGCGCGCGCGGCTTGGTTTTCTGCCACAGGACTTTGGCGTCTATCCCAATCTGAGCGCGCTGGAATTCATGCAGTATTTCGCCGCGCTGAAAGGCGTGCGCGATCCGGGCCGCATCCGCCGCTTGCTGGAACTGGTCAACCTGCACGACCACGCGCACCGCCAGGCGGCCGGCTTCTCGGGCGGCATGCGGCGACGGCTGGGCATCGCGCAGGCGCTGCTCAACGATCCCGATGTGTTGATCGTCGACGAACCGACCGCCGGTCTCGATCCGGAAGAGCGGCTGCGCTTCCGCCATCTGCTGTCGGAGATCGGCTTCCGCAAGCTGGTGATTGTGTCGACGCATATCGTTTCCGACATCGAAAACATGGCCGGCCAACTGGCCGTCATGAATCAGGGCCGGCTGGTGGCTTGCGACACGCCGGACAGCTTTGTGCAGCGCGCGCGCAACCAGGTGTGGTCGGTGACGGTGGCGGCGCAGGATTACGACGCGCTGAGCGAACAACTACAGGTACTGCAAGCGCAGCGCCATGCGGACGGCATCACGCTGCGCATCGCCCATCCCACGTCGCCACTGGCCGGCGCGGTGCCGGTCGAACCGACATTGGAAGAAGCCCTGATGGCGCAGCGATACGCACTGAGCGCGGTGCGCGGCAGCGTGGAACTGGCGGCATGA
- a CDS encoding flagellar basal body rod C-terminal domain-containing protein, whose protein sequence is MAIAALSSGITGLNVAQRALGNSAHAIANIGTQGFQPAQATFAENTPAGTGVSISMRGQELQQVDAPSATNLAVETTNSLVYKAQFDLSAKVVQAADQNLGTLIDIKA, encoded by the coding sequence ATGGCCATCGCCGCACTTAGCTCAGGAATTACCGGTCTCAACGTCGCACAGCGCGCGTTGGGCAACAGCGCGCACGCGATCGCCAATATCGGCACCCAGGGTTTCCAGCCGGCGCAGGCCACCTTTGCCGAAAATACCCCCGCCGGCACCGGCGTTTCGATTTCCATGCGCGGCCAGGAGTTGCAGCAGGTGGACGCCCCCAGCGCCACCAACCTGGCGGTGGAGACCACCAATTCGCTGGTCTACAAGGCGCAATTCGACCTGTCGGCTAAGGTGGTACAGGCCGCCGACCAGAATCTGGGCACGCTGATTGATATCAAGGCTTGA
- a CDS encoding KGG domain-containing protein, giving the protein MASSNQGNQGNQGNQGNQGNQGKQGSDKGSSEQSDTSNRGFGSMDPERQREIAAEGGRAAHASGNAHEFTTEEARKAGSMSHKNDGNQQSGNAGSSGSPAAKTMTGMTTRAAPPVPAERAVVAASKAVALVRAAAARAPAIPAVGVVPAAAAALAAAAAAERVAARRSSMRKPAVKATRKIADYHSPPGGRAPPC; this is encoded by the coding sequence ATGGCCAGTTCTAATCAAGGCAATCAAGGTAATCAAGGTAATCAAGGCAATCAAGGCAACCAAGGTAAGCAGGGCAGTGACAAAGGCAGCAGCGAGCAAAGCGACACCAGCAACCGCGGCTTCGGTTCGATGGATCCTGAACGGCAGCGCGAGATCGCGGCGGAAGGCGGCCGTGCCGCCCATGCTTCCGGCAATGCGCACGAATTCACCACCGAAGAAGCCCGCAAGGCCGGCAGCATGAGCCATAAGAATGATGGCAATCAGCAAAGCGGCAATGCGGGCAGCAGCGGTTCCCCCGCAGCGAAGACGATGACCGGGATGACGACTCGCGCGGCACCACCGGTTCCAGCGGAGCGCGCAGTGGTGGCAGCCAGCAAAGCGGTGGCGCTGGTTCGCGCAGCAGCGGCGCGGGCACCGGCAATACCGGCAGTGGGGGTAGTGCCAGCAGCGGCAGCGGCACTGGCGGCAGCGGCAGCGGCGGAACGCGTGGCGGCACGCCGGAGCAGCATGCGGAAGCCGGCCGTCAAAGCCACAAGAAAGATCGCTGATTATCACAGTCCACCCGGCGGCCGCGCGCCGCCGTGTTGA
- a CDS encoding substrate-binding periplasmic protein, translated as MRILLLLCLCLNGLAFAAGPAVVHYPRVDGDGEQGDYGIALLQLALAKAGGHYRAEPSASRMQQNRALVELQSGAGRIDVVGTMTSAEREARLLPVRIPLTRGLIGWRIALLRADHKDLLQSVKGLDDLRYYISGQGQDWPDLQILRHSGVTVQPAAVYSTMFGMLNAGRIDWAPRSVNEIWAEAARHPELAVDPYVVVRYPTTDYFFVNRNNPALAEELRAGLEAALADGSFEKLFYAYYGAQIRRARLDKRVLIHLPNPLLTPETPLQRKELWFTLDDLKRLP; from the coding sequence ATGCGTATCCTGTTGCTGCTGTGTCTATGCTTGAATGGGCTGGCCTTTGCCGCCGGGCCGGCGGTCGTTCATTACCCGCGCGTGGACGGCGATGGCGAGCAGGGCGACTATGGCATCGCCTTGCTGCAACTGGCGCTGGCCAAGGCCGGCGGACACTACCGCGCCGAGCCGTCAGCGTCGCGCATGCAACAAAACCGCGCGCTGGTCGAGCTGCAATCCGGGGCCGGCCGTATCGACGTGGTCGGCACCATGACCTCGGCCGAGCGCGAGGCGCGGCTGCTGCCGGTGCGCATTCCGCTGACGCGCGGCCTGATCGGCTGGCGCATCGCCTTGCTGCGCGCCGACCACAAGGATCTGCTGCAGTCCGTAAAAGGGCTGGACGACCTGCGCTATTACATCAGCGGGCAAGGGCAGGACTGGCCGGATTTGCAGATCCTGCGCCACAGCGGCGTGACGGTGCAGCCGGCGGCGGTGTACAGCACGATGTTCGGCATGCTCAACGCCGGCCGCATCGATTGGGCGCCGCGCTCGGTCAACGAAATCTGGGCCGAGGCCGCGCGCCATCCCGAGCTGGCCGTCGATCCCTATGTGGTGGTGCGGTACCCGACCACCGATTACTTCTTCGTGAACCGCAACAATCCGGCGCTGGCCGAGGAATTGCGCGCGGGACTGGAAGCGGCGCTGGCCGACGGCAGTTTCGAGAAGCTGTTCTACGCCTATTACGGCGCGCAGATCCGCCGCGCGCGGCTCGACAAGCGCGTGCTGATCCACCTCCCCAATCCCTTGCTGACGCCAGAGACGCCGCTGCAACGCAAGGAATTGTGGTTCACGCTGGACGACCTGAAACGGCTGCCCTAG